The Sulfurihydrogenibium sp. YO3AOP1 genome has a window encoding:
- a CDS encoding L,D-transpeptidase family protein, whose translation MRLKFLIVLLLGVFFFDKSFSQEPKYYGWDFKVIKIKDHYYLLNQEVFKPRENGEFGENYIYKVEEDTNFVDLAYKLKVSYYELKEANKSVDPFKVEKGTVITIPLKKKLPENFNYNTVYVSLKDKRLYYPIKLEDGDYVITFPVGTGDEEYPTPTGEFAITEKKINPDWIVPPSARANNPKLPPVVPFGSPENGLGTRALRLNESSYMIHGTSKRSEKGVGMKISYGCIVMRNKDIERLYDLVDLNTKVIIFE comes from the coding sequence TTGAGATTAAAGTTTTTAATAGTCTTGTTGCTTGGGGTTTTCTTTTTTGATAAAAGTTTTTCACAGGAGCCTAAATATTATGGCTGGGATTTTAAAGTAATAAAAATAAAAGACCATTACTATCTACTTAACCAAGAGGTTTTTAAGCCTAGAGAAAATGGAGAGTTTGGAGAAAATTATATATACAAAGTAGAAGAGGATACTAATTTTGTTGATTTGGCTTATAAATTAAAAGTTAGCTATTATGAATTAAAAGAAGCTAACAAATCTGTCGATCCTTTCAAAGTAGAAAAAGGAACGGTGATCACGATTCCTTTAAAGAAAAAACTTCCGGAGAATTTTAACTATAATACTGTTTACGTGTCTTTAAAAGATAAAAGGTTGTATTATCCAATAAAATTGGAAGATGGTGATTATGTAATAACTTTTCCTGTTGGCACAGGAGACGAAGAATATCCAACTCCAACCGGTGAGTTTGCTATAACAGAGAAAAAAATCAATCCTGATTGGATAGTTCCACCAAGTGCAAGGGCTAATAATCCAAAATTGCCACCGGTTGTACCTTTTGGAAGTCCGGAAAATGGTCTTGGAACCAGAGCTTTAAGATTAAACGAAAGTTCCTACATGATTCATGGAACAAGTAAAAGAAGTGAAAAAGGTGTAGGCATGAAAATCTCTTACGGATGTATAGTCATGAGAAATAAAGATATAGAAAGATTATATGATTTAGTAGATTTAAACACAAAGGTTATCATATTTGAGTGA
- the murJ gene encoding murein biosynthesis integral membrane protein MurJ, translating into MKFLKNTFIFSIATLISRVLGYLRDAVVAYYFGANPATDAFYVAWRLPNTLRQLVAEGSFNAAFIPIYTQEYSKSSENAKWYASSLFTYYTIVLIVLTLLVIIFAPYFVKIIAPGFANKGNFDLTVELVRWIFPYLILIGWTSFYMALLNTKDRFFIPAVAPALLNLAFVITSVFLSYSMGIYSLAAGALLGGFLQLIIQFPLAIKEGLIVKPTFTIHPEIKTTLKKLGPAFLSFGVSQFAFVIDTVLASFLMAGAVTYLYYGNRIFQLPLGVFIIGLGNALLVSLSKNYANKDFETFRKDLTLSLKFSIFISMPATIGMIFLGKEIIDVLLVRGAFNEKDAQLTYYALIGYGLGLLGYSLTRPFKSAFFAMGDTKTPLYSTMIGIMGSIISAIVLTFILNFGVFGLAFASSLGGYINTIYLYKHFKMKIDLKEIFKTFIKVSIAGFIMILFIEALKFFVFNTFIVVFVGILISSIVYLFVNYLLKEDTTILFVNIVKRKL; encoded by the coding sequence ATGAAATTTCTAAAAAACACTTTTATATTTTCTATAGCCACACTAATCAGTAGAGTTTTAGGATATTTGAGGGATGCGGTTGTAGCTTACTACTTTGGAGCAAATCCGGCTACAGATGCTTTCTACGTTGCTTGGAGGCTTCCAAACACCCTCAGACAGCTTGTAGCTGAAGGAAGCTTCAACGCTGCATTTATTCCAATCTATACTCAAGAGTACTCAAAATCTTCCGAAAATGCAAAATGGTATGCATCATCATTGTTTACATATTACACGATAGTTTTGATAGTACTGACTTTATTAGTCATAATTTTTGCTCCTTACTTTGTAAAAATCATAGCTCCCGGATTTGCCAACAAAGGAAATTTTGACCTTACTGTTGAGCTTGTAAGATGGATTTTTCCTTATCTAATTTTGATAGGTTGGACATCATTCTATATGGCTTTATTAAACACTAAGGATAGATTTTTTATTCCGGCAGTAGCACCGGCACTGCTAAATCTTGCCTTTGTGATTACCTCAGTATTTTTGTCATACTCGATGGGAATATACTCATTGGCAGCTGGGGCTTTACTTGGTGGATTTTTACAGCTAATAATACAATTTCCTCTTGCAATCAAGGAAGGGTTAATCGTAAAACCAACCTTTACAATCCACCCTGAAATTAAAACAACACTAAAAAAACTTGGGCCGGCGTTTTTATCCTTTGGAGTAAGCCAATTTGCCTTTGTAATAGATACAGTTTTAGCATCTTTTTTAATGGCCGGAGCGGTTACTTATCTGTATTATGGAAATAGAATATTTCAGCTTCCACTTGGCGTTTTTATCATTGGACTCGGAAATGCTCTCTTAGTGTCTCTCTCAAAAAATTATGCAAATAAAGATTTTGAAACTTTTAGAAAAGACCTTACCTTGAGCCTGAAATTTTCTATCTTTATCTCAATGCCAGCAACCATTGGAATGATTTTTCTTGGCAAAGAAATCATAGATGTTTTATTAGTAAGAGGTGCTTTTAACGAAAAAGATGCTCAGCTAACATACTACGCTTTGATTGGTTATGGTCTTGGACTTCTTGGATACTCTTTAACAAGACCATTCAAAAGTGCCTTTTTTGCAATGGGAGACACTAAAACACCCCTTTACTCAACCATGATTGGGATTATGGGAAGTATTATCTCTGCTATTGTTTTAACATTTATCTTAAACTTTGGCGTTTTTGGTCTTGCCTTTGCTTCATCTCTCGGTGGATATATAAACACAATCTATCTTTACAAGCATTTTAAAATGAAGATAGATTTAAAAGAAATTTTTAAGACATTTATAAAAGTATCCATTGCCGGCTTTATTATGATTCTCTTTATAGAGGCTTTAAAGTTTTTTGTTTTTAATACGTTTATAGTTGTATTTGTTGGGATTTTAATAAGTAGCATTGTATATTTGTTTGTTAATTATTTATTGAAAGAAGATACAACGATTTTGTTTGTTAATATTGTTAAGAGAAAGTTGTAA
- a CDS encoding helix-turn-helix domain-containing protein codes for MRKRIGASTYIQRINTLERKLLKQVKELDDVMEKHPEIIFRLQVVEFALKHSVKIAVEAFGVSKSTIYRWIKEYKSSNNNLVSLKNRYISKKGMKLEKLQKITEKHKQLVLEIRKKHPKLGKEKIKVLLDKLCKQHNIPTISASSIGNIIKMLKEERKLNHEYARQRISINGRTGKLTIKESRKKTKKDRYKDKKPTKPGELVQIDTKHEYVNGRKVYILRLVNNFVSGLKTFY; via the coding sequence ATGAGAAAGAGAATAGGAGCATCTACCTACATTCAGAGAATTAATACACTTGAAAGAAAGCTTTTAAAACAAGTAAAAGAATTAGATGATGTTATGGAAAAACATCCAGAAATAATCTTTAGATTGCAAGTTGTAGAGTTTGCTTTAAAACATTCAGTGAAGATTGCAGTTGAAGCTTTTGGTGTATCAAAATCTACCATATACAGATGGATTAAAGAGTATAAAAGCAGTAATAACAATCTCGTATCTCTTAAAAATCGTTATATATCAAAAAAAGGAATGAAATTAGAAAAATTACAAAAAATAACAGAAAAACATAAACAATTAGTTTTAGAAATAAGAAAGAAACATCCTAAGCTTGGGAAAGAAAAAATAAAGGTTTTACTTGATAAACTCTGCAAGCAGCACAATATTCCTACGATATCTGCAAGTTCAATTGGAAATATAATAAAAATGCTTAAAGAGGAAAGGAAGTTAAATCATGAGTACGCCAGGCAAAGAATCTCAATCAACGGAAGAACTGGAAAGCTAACAATAAAAGAAAGTAGAAAGAAAACAAAGAAAGATAGATATAAAGACAAAAAACCAACAAAACCAGGAGAATTGGTACAAATAGATACAAAGCATGAATATGTAAATGGTAGAAAAGTTTATATCTTGAGACTTGTCAATAATTTTGTGTCTGGACTGAAAACTTTTTATTAA
- a CDS encoding transposase, translating to MSGFKTRELPSDAFVLYIDAYHCDIKEKNKIRKASVYVVLGIDLQGNKDIFGFYTFFSSENKADWIKVFNDLIDRGLKRIMLIVSDDFPGISKAIETLFPFTDHQLCLVHLQRNVRNQMDKEDSQVFNKELKNIKENSLDYEDGLEKLDDLCSRFKSKYPSFIKHIQSNKERYLCFLKISRKSKKTHIHNKSS from the coding sequence TTGAGTGGCTTTAAAACAAGAGAGCTTCCATCGGATGCATTTGTACTGTATATAGATGCATATCACTGTGATATAAAAGAAAAAAACAAAATTAGGAAAGCTTCTGTTTATGTAGTTCTTGGAATAGATTTACAAGGAAATAAAGATATATTTGGATTTTACACATTTTTCAGTAGTGAAAACAAAGCAGACTGGATAAAAGTATTCAATGATTTAATAGATAGAGGACTAAAAAGGATAATGCTTATAGTAAGTGATGATTTTCCTGGGATATCAAAAGCCATAGAAACACTGTTTCCTTTTACAGACCATCAGCTATGTTTAGTCCATTTACAAAGAAACGTTAGAAATCAGATGGATAAAGAAGATTCACAAGTATTTAACAAAGAATTAAAAAACATAAAAGAAAACAGCTTAGATTATGAAGATGGATTAGAAAAATTAGATGATTTATGTAGTAGATTTAAATCTAAATATCCAAGCTTTATAAAACATATTCAATCTAACAAAGAGAGATACTTATGTTTTTTAAAAATATCCAGAAAATCTAAGAAAACACATATACACAACAAATCCAGTTGA
- a CDS encoding transposase, whose product MDKKEYFEKILDRSTEELVKELFPNGITTQEKIGIRKLLESVVELIMNQERNFFLENDDDNKANGYYERSLNTGSFKLNINVPRDRKGKFRPQILPDPYKRVNEDYIDLLMSLVSNGYSESKIDSTLKSLGLNYSKQHMDAIKKQLIERLEWL is encoded by the coding sequence ATGGATAAGAAAGAATACTTTGAAAAAATATTAGACAGATCTACCGAAGAATTAGTAAAAGAACTTTTCCCAAACGGTATAACAACTCAAGAAAAGATAGGTATAAGAAAACTTTTAGAATCTGTTGTGGAACTGATTATGAATCAGGAAAGAAATTTCTTCCTTGAAAATGACGATGATAACAAAGCAAATGGGTATTATGAAAGAAGCCTAAATACTGGTTCTTTCAAGCTTAACATAAATGTCCCAAGAGATAGAAAGGGTAAATTTAGACCACAAATATTACCTGACCCTTATAAAAGAGTTAATGAAGATTATATAGACCTTCTTATGAGTTTGGTATCCAATGGATACTCAGAAAGCAAGATAGATTCTACATTAAAAAGCTTGGGCTTAAACTACTCAAAACAACATATGGATGCAATCAAAAAACAGCTTATAGAAAGACTTGAGTGGCTTTAA
- a CDS encoding DDE-type integrase/transposase/recombinase has product MLKEERKLNHEYARQRISINGRTGKLIVKEDKKKTKKDRYKDKKPTKPGELVQIDTKHEYVNGRKVYIFVAKDVKTRISFTFAYDRLNSKNAKDFLEKLIKAIPFEIKGIQTDNGSEFLGEFSKAAEKKEIKHYFNYPRYPKGQAYVERMNRTLQDEFIMYYEDYELKDVYEFNKK; this is encoded by the coding sequence ATGCTTAAAGAGGAAAGGAAGTTAAATCATGAGTACGCCAGGCAAAGAATCTCAATCAACGGAAGAACTGGAAAGCTAATAGTGAAAGAAGATAAAAAGAAAACAAAGAAAGATAGATATAAAGACAAAAAACCAACAAAACCAGGAGAATTGGTACAAATAGATACAAAGCATGAATATGTAAATGGTAGAAAAGTTTATATATTTGTAGCCAAGGATGTAAAAACAAGAATCTCTTTTACTTTTGCATATGACAGGCTAAACAGTAAAAACGCAAAGGACTTTTTAGAGAAATTAATAAAAGCAATACCATTTGAGATAAAAGGTATACAAACAGATAATGGCAGTGAATTCTTAGGCGAGTTTAGCAAAGCAGCAGAGAAAAAAGAAATAAAACATTATTTTAACTATCCAAGATATCCAAAAGGACAAGCATATGTAGAGAGAATGAATAGGACATTACAGGATGAATTTATCATGTACTACGAAGATTATGAATTAAAAGATGTTTATGAGTTTAATAAAAAATGA
- the atpB gene encoding F0F1 ATP synthase subunit A, whose translation MEQHVIMALTVLIVVPVIFTIFAKKPSLIPTPIQNVFEIYIEFIDNLIKENMGEKGRKYFPLIASIGLFVFFGNLLGIIPGLESPTANLNTTMALALLVFFIYNFEGIRENGIGYFKHFLGPVPAMAPVFVIIELLSHLSRPVTLALRLFANMTGGELISVVLIMLVPFLIPMPVMLIHLIAVFLQTYVFVVLTTVYIAGAITHAEH comes from the coding sequence ATGGAACAGCATGTTATAATGGCTCTTACAGTGTTAATAGTGGTTCCGGTTATATTTACTATTTTTGCAAAAAAGCCATCATTAATACCGACACCTATTCAAAACGTATTTGAGATATACATAGAATTTATAGATAATCTTATAAAAGAAAATATGGGTGAAAAAGGTAGAAAATACTTTCCATTGATAGCATCAATTGGATTGTTTGTATTCTTTGGAAACTTGCTTGGAATTATACCAGGTTTAGAATCTCCAACAGCAAACTTAAACACAACAATGGCTCTTGCTCTTTTAGTGTTCTTTATATACAACTTTGAAGGCATTAGAGAAAATGGTATTGGCTATTTTAAACACTTTTTAGGTCCTGTTCCTGCAATGGCTCCGGTATTTGTTATCATAGAACTTCTTAGCCATCTTAGCAGACCAGTAACATTGGCTCTTCGTCTTTTTGCAAACATGACAGGTGGTGAGCTTATAAGCGTTGTTTTAATCATGCTTGTTCCATTCCTAATTCCAATGCCAGTTATGCTAATTCACTTAATAGCTGTATTCTTGCAAACATACGTTTTTGTAGTCTTGACAACTGTTTACATCGCTGGTGCTATTACTCATGCTGAACATTAA
- a CDS encoding universal stress protein: MVEIKKIFINFQFNNISLKALEIAKDLANKYNSQLVIFHEIEDVYMMKKFAVSFGLPVPPDIEEKNKTSAKNRIEDLLTDFSKDVKIIVDISDSVKNSLPKFVKEESPDLVIITEDYEYLAKKIESNVFIVKK; encoded by the coding sequence ATGGTTGAAATAAAAAAGATTTTTATAAACTTTCAGTTTAACAACATCTCTTTAAAAGCCTTAGAAATTGCAAAAGACTTAGCTAATAAATATAACAGTCAGCTTGTCATTTTCCATGAAATAGAAGATGTGTATATGATGAAAAAATTTGCAGTAAGCTTTGGATTGCCTGTTCCACCGGATATTGAAGAAAAAAATAAAACCTCTGCTAAAAATAGGATAGAAGATTTATTAACCGATTTTTCTAAGGATGTTAAAATAATAGTCGATATATCAGACAGTGTAAAAAATTCACTTCCAAAATTTGTTAAAGAGGAAAGCCCAGATCTGGTTATAATAACGGAAGATTACGAATACTTAGCTAAAAAAATAGAATCAAATGTCTTTATTGTAAAAAAATAA
- the atpE gene encoding ATP synthase F0 subunit C — MVKFSKVLMLMVLAGTVSAAFAAEGDPMARAVFYGALAIGAGVAIGAAAGGGAAGLGNAIRGVLEGMARNPNMGPKLLTTMFIGMALIETFVLYALLIAIIFIFTGIFDSKAGF; from the coding sequence ATGGTTAAGTTCTCAAAAGTGTTGATGTTGATGGTTTTAGCAGGAACGGTTTCTGCTGCGTTTGCTGCAGAAGGTGACCCAATGGCAAGAGCTGTATTTTACGGTGCGTTAGCTATCGGCGCTGGCGTTGCTATCGGTGCAGCTGCAGGTGGTGGTGCTGCTGGTCTTGGAAATGCAATCAGAGGTGTTCTTGAAGGAATGGCAAGAAACCCTAACATGGGTCCAAAATTATTAACAACTATGTTCATTGGTATGGCATTAATAGAAACGTTCGTTCTCTATGCATTACTTATCGCAATTATATTTATCTTTACTGGTATTTTCGATTCAAAAGCAGGCTTCTAA
- the rpmH gene encoding 50S ribosomal protein L34 translates to MKAKSHLSNKKRKRASGFLARMKTKAGRKILARRRAKGRKRIAIK, encoded by the coding sequence ATGAAAGCAAAATCTCATTTATCAAATAAGAAAAGAAAGAGAGCTTCTGGATTTCTTGCAAGAATGAAAACTAAAGCCGGAAGAAAAATCTTAGCAAGAAGAAGAGCAAAAGGAAGAAAACGCATCGCTATCAAGTAA
- the rnpA gene encoding ribonuclease P protein component → MQNVFSNKQIVDNEDFLVVYLKNDQEKSRYAFVASKKNFKKSVDRNRAKRLLREAVRLRLNLLDNLKYDMIFIAKKSILNKKIYDILSQLNTVIGKLKNND, encoded by the coding sequence ATACAAAATGTTTTTTCTAATAAACAAATTGTAGATAATGAAGATTTTTTAGTGGTTTACCTGAAAAACGATCAAGAAAAATCAAGGTATGCTTTTGTAGCTTCAAAAAAAAACTTTAAAAAATCCGTAGATAGAAATAGAGCAAAAAGACTACTAAGAGAAGCCGTAAGGCTTCGTCTTAACTTATTAGATAATCTTAAATATGATATGATTTTTATAGCAAAAAAAAGTATTTTAAATAAAAAAATTTATGATATCCTATCTCAACTTAACACAGTAATAGGAAAGCTAAAAAATAATGATTAA
- the yidD gene encoding membrane protein insertion efficiency factor YidD — MIKRLFINVIRFYQKYISPIKGQSCRFHPTCSEYAVLSIEKYGIIKGSLKAIWRILRCNPFSKGGVDYP; from the coding sequence ATGATTAAAAGGTTATTTATTAACGTAATAAGATTTTATCAAAAATACATCTCACCTATTAAAGGGCAGAGTTGCAGATTTCATCCGACTTGCTCAGAGTATGCAGTTTTATCTATTGAAAAGTATGGAATTATAAAAGGCTCATTAAAAGCTATCTGGAGAATACTTAGATGTAATCCTTTTTCAAAGGGTGGCGTTGATTATCCTTAA
- the yidC gene encoding membrane protein insertase YidC, translated as MEQQDMQKRFMIFFGAVALLLISFSLISQYFFKDSTQNQKNQTQQTQREVAAPIKQISGSYDLVLTGERVNTDNLKDLVRIKTKEGYIEFSNIGGRIVSAFDNRYNVDIIPEFSKSNKVFPGEIITTDINTTKLLNFSKYESKIQDNKILFYLKNENVEVEKTYTINDDNTITVDIKTKGLENVGLAYLTGITLKSEGTFGHNGPIIKTDKEIIKINNDINTIQTIRDKILWAGQENKYFMQILSIKGGINTVYIVPVAKDTTVVLSEIPASFEGFNYLGPKLYSLLGEITDKYQKLWNVDLNLRSSVDFGFFGILGKPLFLLLHFIYDFVHNWGLAIIVLTVLLRLVLFPLNHKSLKAMKKMADLAPEMEKLKKKYAKDPQKLQEEIMKLYAEAGANPMSGCLPILAQIPIFIALYNVLMVTVELKNAPFMLWIKDLSDKDPYYVLPILMGLSMVAQQFITPSSDKNQRMIMYIMAGVFTFMFMNFPSGLVLYWLTNNILGLIQSVIINKSMKK; from the coding sequence ATGGAACAACAAGATATGCAAAAGAGGTTTATGATATTTTTTGGAGCAGTTGCACTGCTTCTAATATCTTTTTCTCTAATCAGTCAATATTTTTTTAAAGACAGTACTCAAAATCAAAAAAATCAAACTCAGCAGACTCAAAGAGAGGTTGCGGCTCCTATTAAACAAATTAGCGGAAGTTATGACCTTGTCTTAACTGGCGAAAGAGTAAATACTGATAATTTAAAAGATTTGGTTAGAATTAAAACAAAGGAAGGCTATATAGAGTTTAGTAATATCGGCGGTAGAATAGTATCAGCTTTTGATAACAGATATAATGTTGATATTATTCCTGAATTTTCTAAATCTAATAAAGTTTTTCCTGGAGAAATTATAACCACAGATATAAATACTACAAAACTTTTAAACTTTTCAAAATATGAATCAAAAATTCAAGATAATAAAATCTTATTTTACTTGAAAAATGAAAATGTAGAAGTTGAAAAAACTTATACAATTAACGATGATAATACTATAACAGTTGACATTAAAACCAAAGGTCTTGAAAATGTAGGATTAGCATATTTAACAGGTATAACTTTAAAATCTGAGGGAACTTTTGGACACAATGGACCTATCATTAAGACTGACAAGGAAATTATAAAAATAAACAACGATATTAATACTATTCAAACAATCAGAGATAAAATACTTTGGGCTGGTCAAGAAAATAAATATTTTATGCAGATTCTGTCGATTAAAGGTGGCATAAACACTGTTTATATAGTTCCGGTTGCAAAAGATACTACCGTTGTTTTATCTGAAATCCCAGCATCTTTTGAAGGATTTAATTATTTAGGTCCAAAACTCTACTCACTTCTTGGAGAAATTACAGATAAGTATCAAAAGCTTTGGAATGTAGATTTAAATTTAAGAAGTTCTGTTGATTTTGGCTTCTTTGGTATTCTTGGAAAACCTTTATTCCTACTGCTTCATTTTATATATGACTTTGTCCATAACTGGGGGTTGGCAATCATTGTCTTAACTGTATTATTAAGACTTGTGTTATTCCCGCTTAATCACAAATCTCTAAAAGCAATGAAAAAAATGGCAGACCTTGCTCCAGAAATGGAAAAACTTAAGAAAAAATATGCAAAAGACCCACAAAAACTACAAGAAGAAATTATGAAGCTGTACGCAGAAGCTGGAGCAAATCCAATGAGTGGATGCTTGCCAATTCTTGCTCAAATCCCTATATTCATAGCATTATACAATGTTTTAATGGTAACAGTTGAGTTAAAAAATGCTCCGTTTATGCTTTGGATAAAAGACCTTTCAGATAAAGACCCTTACTATGTTTTACCAATCTTAATGGGACTATCAATGGTTGCTCAGCAGTTTATAACTCCAAGCTCTGATAAAAATCAAAGAATGATCATGTATATTATGGCTGGTGTGTTTACATTTATGTTTATGAATTTTCCATCAGGACTTGTTTTATACTGGCTAACGAATAATATATTAGGATTAATTCAAAGTGTTATTATTAACAAATCAATGAAAAAATGA
- the mnmE gene encoding tRNA uridine-5-carboxymethylaminomethyl(34) synthesis GTPase MnmE: MNKDTIVANATPLIPSAISIVRISGDKALEIGRKIFSLPENITPRKVYFGKIFNNKGEIIDEGLFVYFQKPKSFTGEDLVEIYPHGSVPVVKSILEACFMYGARLARPGEFTERAFLNGKIDLLQAEAIADLINAKSERAAKIAVSILEGKLSKQINILREKLINLISLIEAEINFPEDVEEIDSSLIISQLEEVKSQIDKLLASYKKGNLIKEGIKLAIVGRPNVGKSSLFNALVGYERAIVSEIQGTTRDFIEESLKIKDIPVILLDTAGLRDTEDKIEKIGIEKAQEKINEADIILFVIDASSGFTEEDKKIYDKIKDKPHIIVVNKSDLNNKPIDFFEKYDNIVYTSIINNQGIKELEEKIITSLGIIEKEDDLFINLRQSTLLKQAKEKIEEIENHINYLINNKEILMIYIQEALNYLDEVVGAISTEDVLDNIFSKFCIGK, encoded by the coding sequence ATGAACAAAGATACAATCGTAGCAAATGCAACCCCACTAATTCCATCAGCAATTTCAATAGTTAGGATTAGTGGGGATAAAGCTTTAGAAATAGGTAGAAAAATATTCTCTCTGCCGGAAAACATAACTCCAAGAAAAGTTTATTTTGGTAAAATTTTTAACAATAAAGGTGAAATTATTGACGAAGGTTTATTCGTATACTTTCAAAAGCCAAAAAGCTTTACTGGTGAAGACCTTGTAGAGATTTACCCCCACGGAAGCGTTCCTGTTGTAAAAAGCATATTAGAAGCTTGTTTTATGTATGGTGCAAGATTAGCAAGACCGGGTGAATTTACAGAAAGAGCTTTTTTAAATGGAAAAATTGATCTATTACAAGCAGAAGCTATAGCAGACCTAATCAATGCAAAATCTGAAAGAGCAGCAAAAATTGCAGTCTCTATACTGGAAGGAAAATTATCTAAACAGATAAACATTTTAAGAGAAAAGCTGATAAATCTTATATCTTTAATAGAAGCTGAGATCAATTTTCCTGAAGATGTTGAAGAGATAGACAGTAGTCTTATTATTTCTCAGTTAGAAGAGGTAAAATCTCAAATAGATAAACTTTTAGCAAGCTATAAAAAAGGAAATCTTATAAAAGAAGGTATTAAGCTTGCAATCGTTGGAAGACCAAATGTTGGAAAATCCTCTTTATTTAATGCACTTGTTGGCTATGAAAGAGCAATAGTTTCTGAAATACAAGGAACTACAAGAGATTTTATAGAAGAAAGCCTTAAAATAAAAGATATTCCAGTTATTTTACTTGATACAGCGGGGCTTAGAGATACAGAAGATAAAATAGAAAAAATAGGCATAGAAAAAGCACAAGAGAAAATAAATGAAGCTGATATTATCTTATTTGTGATAGATGCATCCTCTGGTTTTACAGAAGAAGATAAAAAAATTTATGATAAAATTAAAGATAAGCCACATATAATTGTAGTAAATAAATCTGATTTAAACAACAAACCTATTGATTTTTTTGAAAAATATGATAACATTGTATATACAAGTATTATAAACAATCAAGGAATAAAAGAGTTAGAAGAAAAAATCATAACATCCTTAGGAATCATAGAAAAAGAAGATGATCTCTTCATAAACCTAAGACAATCGACTTTACTAAAGCAAGCAAAAGAAAAAATAGAGGAGATAGAAAATCATATTAACTATTTAATCAATAATAAAGAAATATTAATGATTTACATTCAAGAGGCTTTAAATTACTTAGATGAAGTCGTAGGGGCTATATCAACAGAAGATGTTTTAGATAATATCTTTAGTAAATTCTGCATAGGTAAATAA